The Streptococcus sp. oral taxon 431 nucleotide sequence ATTACTTAGCAAGACTGTAGATGTTATTCATAATGTATATAAGTTTGAGTCTAACCGTTCTTATATCTTTACTCAAAACAAAACAGATGATCCTAATTATCAACGTGTAGCTGCAAATCCGAAAGATTCTATCACCAAGGTGACAGGAAGCCCTGATTATAATGTAGATAAAACTAATTTTACTTGGATTGATGGAGCACCAGATCTTTCTAGAGTTGGACGATTTACAAAGGATGTGGAAGTTGAATTGCCTGTAGATGGTACAGGTGTGCGTGTGAAACAACGTGTCCCAATCAAATACGCAGTAAATCCGCAAGCTCCTACTATCTCTGCAGATTCTATCAATGAAACAGGTGGATTGCCAAATCGTTCGATTGTCGTTACGAATGTAACGCCTGGAGCAGTTGTTACGCTCACATTGGCAGGTCATACATTTACCAAGACAGCAAAAGACAACGAATCAAGCGTTACCTTTGAACCTGCTGATCTGAAAAAAGCATACGACGGTAACAACGGTCTTCTTCCAACAGGTAATGTAACAGCTAAATCTACAGTAGATGATCTGAATTCAGAAGTAACGACAGGAACAATCACTCCAGAACGTGTAAAACCAACGATTACCTATACTGTTACAGTAAATGGTAAAGAACCTAAGAAAGATAGTAATGGTCGATACCTGTTCTATGCTGGGGACAATATCCAGATTACTTATACAGGTAAAGATAATAGTGGTAAATTGGTCACACTTAAGGTCTCTGGTAATAGAAAAGACTTGACGGACTTCTTCGAAAATAGACCTGAATGGGGAACTGGTCCAATCACGAACATTATCAATACCTTAACGAATGATGACCAAACCACTTTCACAATAAATGCAGTGCCAAATAAAGATCTTGCTTGGAGTTCAGGGAATCGCTGGGGACGTTGGCTAACGGCTACAGATCCGAGTGGGAATACCGTTGATGTAGGAGAAATTAGCATTCAGCAAGATCAGTTGCAGAACTTGTTTAAGAAGCCTGCTATTGATGTGACTGAGGTCAAAGATAAAAATCACTTAACGGATACTGATAAGGAAAAAGTTCGCGAAGAAATCAGAAAAGCTCACGATAAGGTTGTTCCAAACGGTCGCGATCGTATTTCTAGCATTGACGTAAGTGAGGACGGTATTGCAACAGTCTACTATAAAGATAATGCTAAAGTGGCATCTGGTAGTCAACCATATCCACCAACTGTCTATGGTCAAGATGAAACTGTTTCAGATAAGAAATATCGTTCTGAATCTGCTTCGGCTTCAACCAGTGCATCAGAGTCAGCGTCAACCAGTGCGAGCCAGTCAGCAAGCACATCAGCGTCTGAGTCAGCATCAACAAGTGCAAGCCAGTCAGCCAGCACATCAGCATCTGAATCAGCGTCAACAAGTGCTAGTCAGTCAGCAAGCACATCAGCATCTGAATCAGCGTCAACAAGTGCGAGCCAATCAGCAAGCACAAGCGCGTCTGAGTCAGCATCAACAAGTGCAAGCCAGTCAGCCAGCACATCAGCATCTGAATCAGCGTCAACCAGTGCAAGCCAGTCAGCAAGCACATCGGCTTCAGAG carries:
- a CDS encoding aminotransferase class-IV, with product MLADWLALVDADSDADVLADWLALVDADSDALVLADWLALVDADSDADVLAD